The sequence AAATTGCTTGAAGATTATGAAGTGCATTTTGAGACAAATGGCACTATCTTAATTGATTTTGCTAAATATGAAATTTATAAAAAATGCCATTTTGCACTTGGTGTAAAGCTAGCAAATAGCGGAGTTAGCGAGCAAAAACGTATAAATTTAGACGCTATTTTAGCTATTAAAAATAATGCAAGAAGTAGCTTTTTAAAATTTGTCCTCTCGCGCTTTGACAAAAGCGAGTTAGACGAAATTATAAATATAAAAAATCAAGTTGTTTTGCCGGTTTGGTGCATGGCAATAGGGGCGAATAAAGCTGAGCTTAACGAAAATGCTTTAAAAACAGCAGAATTTGCCATAAAGTATGGATTTAACTACTCAGAGCGTATCCACATCAGGCTTTGGAGCGATAAAGAAGGTGTTTGATGATTATTAGAAAGCTTTTTAGATTTGAAAATGCACATATTGTGAGATTTTGTAGCTCAAAGCGTTGTAGGACTAGCATCCACGGGCACAGCTATGTGGCTGAAATTTTACTTAGCTCAAATTTTCTTGATAACGCCGGCATGGTTTATGATTTTGGCTTAATGAAGCAAAACATAAAAACGATCATTGATAGTTTTGATCATGCTACGACAATATTTTCAGGCGATAATGATGAGTATAAAAATGATTTAAAAAAGCACTCAGCAAGATGGATCGAGATCCCGCTAAATCCAAGTGCAGAGCAGTTTTGCCGCATATTTTTTGTACTCATAGAAAGACTACTTGAGCTTAGCGTGATGAACAACGGCGAGCGTGAAGTGAAGCTTCATAGCATTATCGTGCATGAGACTGATACAGGCTATGCACAGTGCTTTAAAGAGGACGCCGTAAATGCGCAAATGGGCGAGATAAAGCTAGATGAGATCAAATTTTCAGACGCTATCATAGAAGAGTGGGAAGATAAAAATTTATTCGAGAAAATGAAAAATAGGTTAAAAATAGAAATTCCAAAGGACGTTTGATGAAAAAAATTATAACTTCTTTTTTATTTATAGCTGGTCTATTTGTAGGTTGTGGAGATAAAGATGAGGCTAAAAATGATATTAGTGAGCCAGTGCCGAGTGACGTGACCATAGCTCAACCAGACGCAAATGTCACAATCGATGAACAACTCCCACCTGAGCCAGTCGTCGAAGAGAACGAGCCTTCTAAAGATAAGAAATGAACGAACATCTCTCCTCGCTTTTTGCATACACTTTGCCTTTTCATGTGACATTTTTTTATGCGCTAGTTGCCTGTAATATACTTTATTTAATACTTACCCAGTTTAGCAGCAATAGTAAAAACTATGTGCTTCGTATAAGATATTTTTTACCGATTTATCATATGTTACTTAGTTTTCTTGTGCTAACCGGACTTATTTTATGGGCGTATTACGGATATGAGCTTAAATTTAATGCCATAAAAATGTTAATTATCTTAATAATTTTAATCGCACTTAGTGCCATAGGGTTTAAAAGGCTAAAAATTTATGCAGCTAATGGAGACTTAGAGAAATTTAAAAAATTTGCCCTTATTAAGGGTTTTTGTGATCTTGGTTTAGTCGTAATTGCAGGGATTTAGATGAAATTTTTATATGATAAAAATGCAGGTAATGAAAGCTTAAAGATAGTAAATGAAGCTTTTTTGCACCTAAAAGCTAGAAGAATGCAAGCTGGTGAGCGAATAAGCGTTAGAAATTTACGAGATTTTAAAGAGTATATTTATGAAATTGATGAGATTGATAGGCGAAGTGCGAGCTTAAGTCTTGTCTTTGTCAGCTTAAATGGCGAGCAAAAATTCGACTTTACGATCGCTTGGGCTATCGTCGATCCAAAAACGATCGAAAAGACATTGCCATTTTTAAATGAACTTGGCGTTGGTAAAATAGCTTTTGTCTATACTAAATTTTCTCAAGCAAATTTTAAGATAGATATTGAAAGGCTAAACTACATAAATGCTCTCTCTTGCGAGCAGTGCGGACGAACTTCACTAATGGAGTTTGAAGTTTATAAAAATTTGGACGAGCTAATGAGTGTTTATAAAAATGTCTCAGCTATAAATTTTGGTGGTAAAAGTTTAAATGAGAAAAAAGATGATGAGCTTTTAATAATCGGTCCAGAGGGTGGATTTAGCGAGGATGAGACGGCTAAATTTAAAAATAGCTACTGCCTAAATACTAAAAATATCTTAAGATCACAGACTGCGGTTATCTCAGTAGCGGCAAAATTCCTAGCTTAATTTATTTGATTTTTAGATTTCTTTTTATATAATCAGCAACTTTTAATGTAGATAATTAGCCCAAAAATAATAAAGGAAAAATGATGAAAAAAGATATCCATCCAGAATACGTAGATTGCACTGTAACTTGTGCTTGCGGAAACACTTTTAAAACAAAGTCAAACAAAAGCGAGATCAGAATTGACATTTGCGACAAGTGCCACCCATTTTTCACAGGCAGCGAAAAGATAGTTGATAGTGCTGGCCGTGTTGAGAAATTTAAGAAAAAATACGCTCAAAAATAAGCCTTGCTCTACTTTATTCCTACTCCAATAGGAAATTTAGAAGATATCTCGCTTCGTGCGATTAGAATTTTGCGTGAATGCGAGATAGCTATTTGCGAAGATACAAGAGTTTGCAAAAGCCTTATAAATCTGCTAAACGAACGCTTTGACGCAAGTATAAATATATCAAAATTTATTCCATTTCACACTCATAATGAAGATGACTTTTTCACAAATTTAAGTGATGATTTTTTTAGCAGAAATGTAGCCTACATGAGCGATGCTGGTATGCCAGGTATCAGCGATCCAGGCGTTAGCCTAGTAAGATACGCTCAAAAAAATAACATTGAATATGAGATTTTAAGTGGAGCAAATGCCGCACTTTTAAGTGTAGTCGCAAGTGGACTTTGTGATAAGGAATTTGTCTTTTTGGGCTTTTTGCCAAACACTGGTAGAGATAGAGCCCTCGCTATCCAAAATGCTCTAAATTTAGCTT comes from Campylobacter concisus and encodes:
- a CDS encoding 7-carboxy-7-deazaguanine synthase QueE, coding for MSKELELVEAFLSIQGEGAYQGRLAIFLRFLGCNLNCSGFGVQTKSLKTGESLLGCDSIRAVFKGHFNYKIYSVDEILSLVDNLCKGLLQKPIIVLTGGEPLIWHENENFINLVKKLLEDYEVHFETNGTILIDFAKYEIYKKCHFALGVKLANSGVSEQKRINLDAILAIKNNARSSFLKFVLSRFDKSELDEIINIKNQVVLPVWCMAIGANKAELNENALKTAEFAIKYGFNYSERIHIRLWSDKEGV
- a CDS encoding 6-pyruvoyl trahydropterin synthase family protein — protein: MIIRKLFRFENAHIVRFCSSKRCRTSIHGHSYVAEILLSSNFLDNAGMVYDFGLMKQNIKTIIDSFDHATTIFSGDNDEYKNDLKKHSARWIEIPLNPSAEQFCRIFFVLIERLLELSVMNNGEREVKLHSIIVHETDTGYAQCFKEDAVNAQMGEIKLDEIKFSDAIIEEWEDKNLFEKMKNRLKIEIPKDV
- a CDS encoding 16S rRNA (uracil(1498)-N(3))-methyltransferase; protein product: MKFLYDKNAGNESLKIVNEAFLHLKARRMQAGERISVRNLRDFKEYIYEIDEIDRRSASLSLVFVSLNGEQKFDFTIAWAIVDPKTIEKTLPFLNELGVGKIAFVYTKFSQANFKIDIERLNYINALSCEQCGRTSLMEFEVYKNLDELMSVYKNVSAINFGGKSLNEKKDDELLIIGPEGGFSEDETAKFKNSYCLNTKNILRSQTAVISVAAKFLA
- the rpmE gene encoding 50S ribosomal protein L31, translating into MKKDIHPEYVDCTVTCACGNTFKTKSNKSEIRIDICDKCHPFFTGSEKIVDSAGRVEKFKKKYAQK
- the rsmI gene encoding 16S rRNA (cytidine(1402)-2'-O)-methyltransferase, translating into MLYFIPTPIGNLEDISLRAIRILRECEIAICEDTRVCKSLINLLNERFDASINISKFIPFHTHNEDDFFTNLSDDFFSRNVAYMSDAGMPGISDPGVSLVRYAQKNNIEYEILSGANAALLSVVASGLCDKEFVFLGFLPNTGRDRALAIQNALNLAYPAVIYESPKRILGLVQSITNLEPEREIFAIKEATKKFETKFKEKAQNLAQILEKANLNGEWAVVISKSDRTATHNITKDEILSLDLAPKVKAKLLNKITGEDVKKIYDELIKA